From the genome of Streptomyces sp. V1I1, one region includes:
- a CDS encoding carbohydrate ABC transporter permease, translated as MQHGKYRFIVGFLAAPLALYAVFVIWPFIQSIYYSFTDWTGLSPDFKMVGFDNYSRMLDDDIFWKSLQHSLWFALLLPLVTLGLALFFAFMLNVGGRRRKGAAIAGVRGSSFYKIAYFFPQVLSIAIVALLFQFAYNPNEGAINGALRAVGLDSIQPGWLGDPDLALWCVMAVLVWSTVGFFVVLFSAGMASIPRDFYEAALLDGANRFTTFFRITLPLLWDTVQSGWVYMGILALGAESFAVVQIMTVGPGGPDYSTTVLTLYVYQTAFRDGQAAYATTIGVALLVVTLAFAAVVMRVGRRERLEF; from the coding sequence ATGCAACACGGCAAGTACCGGTTCATCGTGGGGTTCTTGGCGGCCCCACTGGCGTTGTACGCAGTCTTCGTCATATGGCCGTTCATCCAGTCCATTTACTACTCCTTCACGGACTGGACCGGCCTGAGCCCGGACTTCAAGATGGTCGGCTTCGACAACTACAGCCGAATGCTGGACGACGACATCTTCTGGAAGTCGCTCCAGCACAGCCTGTGGTTCGCGCTGCTGCTGCCGCTGGTGACGCTCGGCCTCGCGCTGTTCTTCGCCTTCATGCTCAATGTGGGCGGGCGGCGCCGTAAGGGCGCCGCCATCGCCGGAGTGCGCGGTTCGTCCTTCTACAAGATCGCTTACTTCTTCCCGCAGGTGCTGTCGATCGCGATCGTGGCCCTGCTGTTCCAGTTCGCGTACAACCCCAACGAGGGCGCGATCAACGGAGCGTTGCGGGCCGTGGGCCTCGACAGCATCCAGCCGGGCTGGCTCGGCGATCCCGATCTCGCCCTGTGGTGCGTCATGGCGGTCCTGGTCTGGAGCACGGTCGGCTTCTTCGTCGTGCTGTTCTCCGCGGGAATGGCGTCCATCCCCAGGGACTTCTACGAGGCGGCGCTGCTGGACGGCGCGAACCGGTTCACCACCTTCTTCCGGATCACCCTGCCCTTGCTGTGGGACACCGTGCAGTCGGGCTGGGTCTACATGGGAATCCTGGCCCTGGGCGCGGAGTCCTTCGCGGTCGTACAGATCATGACCGTGGGCCCCGGCGGACCCGACTACTCGACGACGGTGCTCACGCTGTACGTCTACCAAACGGCGTTCCGCGACGGCCAGGCGGCATACGCGACAACGATCGGTGTCGCCCTGCTCGTCGTCACGCTGGCCTTCGCGGCCGTCGTGATGCGGGTCGGCCGGCGCGAGCGGCTGGAGTTCTGA
- the ngcE gene encoding N-acetylglucosamine/diacetylchitobiose ABC transporter substrate-binding protein, with product MGSTSAHNNEGLGRRDLIKRSAAIGLITVPTMSFLSACASSDGGSENKVEKGKKTAKNPLGVNETAQLEVVIFDGGFGQQYALDAEKKYQEAFPKAPKVKHRATQKIQSELQPRFNGGTPPDLIDNSGAQQMDMGVLVGKKQLADLTPLLDAPSIDDPNKKVRDTLRPGIVEMGQFDGDPVWILYYAYTVYGVWYSQTALEKLDSAYPETWDEMLALCEKAKKKGIAGWTYAGKHPYYLPFSLYPFIAKIGGREVLDAIDNLEPKAWEHPAVKAAFEAYYELFKKGYILKGTPGIDHIQSQTAWTEGKALFIPNGSWVENEAAKTTPKDFKMMVAAPTGLDKSDKLPFGTIWASGGEPFVVPAKAKNAEGGMEQLRIMLSEASSKSFTQQVKSLTAFNGGTDGLTLSTAMQSGVDALKKAGENVVNPRLQDWYVKLQKEQIGVAGLGEMMAGRATPAETIKKIQGFADAAAKDQSIKHYKHQ from the coding sequence ATGGGATCCACCTCCGCCCACAATAATGAGGGCCTTGGCCGTCGCGATCTGATCAAGCGTTCCGCAGCAATCGGCTTGATCACCGTTCCGACGATGAGCTTCCTGTCCGCGTGTGCGAGCAGCGACGGCGGCAGCGAGAACAAGGTCGAAAAGGGCAAGAAGACCGCCAAGAACCCGCTCGGCGTCAATGAGACGGCGCAGCTCGAGGTCGTCATCTTCGACGGTGGTTTCGGCCAGCAGTACGCGCTGGACGCCGAGAAGAAGTACCAGGAGGCCTTCCCGAAGGCTCCGAAGGTCAAGCACCGCGCGACGCAGAAGATCCAGTCGGAGCTTCAGCCGCGCTTCAACGGCGGCACCCCGCCGGACCTGATCGACAACTCGGGTGCCCAGCAGATGGACATGGGCGTCCTGGTCGGCAAGAAGCAGCTCGCCGACCTCACCCCGCTGCTGGACGCGCCGTCCATCGACGACCCGAACAAGAAGGTGCGCGACACGCTGCGCCCGGGCATCGTCGAGATGGGCCAGTTCGACGGTGACCCGGTCTGGATCCTCTACTACGCGTACACCGTGTACGGCGTGTGGTACTCCCAGACCGCCCTGGAGAAGCTCGACTCCGCGTACCCGGAGACCTGGGACGAGATGCTCGCCCTGTGCGAGAAGGCGAAGAAGAAGGGCATCGCCGGCTGGACGTACGCGGGCAAGCACCCGTACTACCTGCCGTTCTCGCTGTACCCCTTCATCGCCAAGATCGGCGGCCGTGAGGTCCTCGACGCCATCGACAACCTCGAGCCCAAGGCCTGGGAGCACCCGGCCGTCAAGGCTGCCTTCGAGGCGTACTACGAGCTCTTCAAGAAGGGCTACATCCTCAAGGGCACGCCCGGCATCGACCACATCCAGTCCCAGACGGCCTGGACCGAGGGCAAGGCGCTCTTCATCCCCAACGGATCCTGGGTGGAGAACGAGGCGGCGAAGACCACGCCCAAGGACTTCAAGATGATGGTGGCCGCGCCCACCGGCCTCGACAAGTCCGACAAGCTGCCGTTCGGCACCATCTGGGCATCCGGCGGTGAGCCCTTCGTCGTCCCGGCCAAGGCGAAGAACGCCGAGGGCGGCATGGAGCAACTGCGCATCATGCTCAGCGAGGCCTCGTCGAAGAGCTTCACCCAGCAGGTGAAGTCGCTGACGGCGTTCAACGGCGGTACCGACGGTCTGACCCTGTCGACGGCGATGCAGTCCGGTGTCGACGCGCTGAAGAAGGCCGGCGAGAACGTCGTCAACCCGCGCCTGCAGGACTGGTACGTGAAGCTGCAGAAGGAGCAGATCGGCGTCGCCGGTCTGGGCGAGATGATGGCGGGCCGAGCGACCCCGGCCGAGACCATCAAGAAGATCCAGGGCTTCGCGGACGCGGCGGCCAAGGACCAGTCCATCAAGCACTACAAGCACCAGTGA